In a genomic window of Punica granatum isolate Tunisia-2019 chromosome 6, ASM765513v2, whole genome shotgun sequence:
- the LOC116212375 gene encoding uncharacterized protein LOC116212375 isoform X3, with product MGFLPFPQLGPSHSCKEPNKTIREVAEDLVGAVIPLKVIQADEESRKLIFSEKEAIWSKFSNHLKVGDIFEAKVGYVEDYGAFVHLRFPDGFYHLTGMVHVSEVSWDLVQDVRDILSAGDDVKVKIINIDREKSRITLSIKQLEDDPLLETLDKVIPQDGSLNPGSLGINEESNIEPLPGLETIFQELLREEGIDDVRINRQGFEKRVVSQDLQLWLSNAPPADKTFVLLARAGRQVQEIQLTTSLDQEGIKKALQRVLERVP from the exons AACCAAACAAAACTATTCGAGAGGTTGCAGAAGATCTCGTTGGTGCAGTGATTCCTCTAAAG GTAATCCAAGCAGATGAAGAGAGCagaaaattgatattttctgAGAAAGAAGCCATTTGGTCAAAGTTTTCTAATCATTTAAAAGTAGGTGACATCTTTGAAGCAAAGGTCGGTTACGTTGAGGATTATGGTGCATTTGTTCACTTACGCTTTCCTGATG GATTCTATCATCTCACTGGAATGGTTCACGTGTCTGAGGTTTCATGGGATTTGGTTCAAGATGTTAGGGATATTCTAAGTGCAGGTGACGATGTGAAGGTTAAAATTATTAACATCGACAG AGAAAAATCAAGGATTACCCTGTCGATCAAGCAGCTGGAGGATGATCCCCTTCTAGAAACTCTGGACAAAGTGATACCTCAG GATGGCTCCTTGAATCCTGGTTCCTTGGGCATAAATGAAGAAAGCAATATTGAACCCCTCCCAGGGCTTGAAACAATTTTTCAGGAATTGTTACGAGAGGAAGG CATAGATGATGTTCGGATCAATCGACAGGGTTTTGAGAAACGGGTAGTTTCGCAGGACCTGCAACTCTGGCTCTCAAAT GCACCACCTGCTGACAAAACGTTCGTTCTTCTCGCTCGTGCTGGGAGACAG GTGCAAGAAATACAGCTAACTACATCACTCGATCAGGAAGGAATCAAGAAAGCACTACAACGAGTATTAGAGCGCGTCCCATGA